tccctgcaccgtggggcctgggccctctccctgcaccgtggggcctgagtcctctccctgcaccgtggggcctgggccctctccctgcactgcgggtccctctccctgcaccgtggggcctgagtcctctccctgcaccgtggggcctgggccctctccctgcactgcgggtccctctccctgcaccgtggggcctgagtcctctccctgcaccgtggggcctgggccctctccctgcaccgtggggcctgggccctcttcctgcactgcgggtccctctccctgcaccgtgggacctgagtcctctccctgcaccgtggggcctgggccctctccctgcactgcgggtccctctccctgcaccgtggggcctgggccctctccctgcactgcggggacctctccctgcaccttggggcctgggccctctccctgcactgcgcgtccctctccctgcaccgtggggcctgggccctctccctgcactgcgggtccctctccctgcaccgtggggcctaggccctctccctgcactgcgggtccctctccctgcaccgtgggacctgagtcctctccctgcaccgtggggcctgggccctctccctgcactgcgggtccctctccctgcaccgtggggcctgagtcctctccctgcaccgtggggcctgggccctctccctgcactgcgggtccctctccctgcaccgtgggacccgagtcctctccctgcaccgtggggcctgggccctctccctgcactgcgggtccctctccctgcaccgttgggccagggccctctccctgcactgcgggtccctctccctgcaccgtgggacctgagtcctctccctgcaccgtggggcctgggccctctccctgcactgcgggtccctctccctgcaccgtgggacctgagtcctctccctgcaccgtggggcctgggccctctccctgcactgcgggtccctctccctgcaccgtggggcctgagtcctctccctgcaccgtggggcctgggccctctccctgcactgcgggtccctctccctgcaccgtgggacccgagtcctctccctgcaccgtggggcctgggccctctccctgcactgcgggtccctctccctgcaccgtggggcctgggccctctccctgcactgcggggacctctccctgcaccttggggcctgggccctctccctgcactgcgcgtccctctccctgcaccatggggcctgggccctctccctgcactgcgggtccctctccctgcaccgtggggcctaggccctctccctgcactgcgggtccctctccctgcaccgtggggcctgagtcctctccctgcaccgtggggcctgggcccactccctgcactgcgggtccctctccctgcaccgtgggacctgagtcctctccctgcaccgtggggcctgggccctctccctgcactgcgggtccctctccctgcaccgtgggacctgagtcctctccctgcaccgtggggcctgggccctctccctgcactgcgggtccctctccctgcaccgttgggccagggccctctccctgcactgcgggtccctctccctgcaccgtgggacctgagtcctctccctgcaccgtggggcctgggccctctccctgcactgcgggtccctctccctgcaccgtgggacctgagtcctctccctgcaccgtggggcctgggccctctccctgcactgcgggtccctctccctgcaccgtggggcctgggccctctccctgcaccgtggggcctgagtcctctccctgcaccgtggggcctgggccctctccctgcactgcgggtccctctccctgcaccgtggggcctgggccctctccctgcaccgtggggcctgggccctctccctgcactgcgggtccctctccctgcaccgtggggcctgagtcctctccctgcaccgtggggcctgggccctctccctgcactgcgggtccctctccctgcaccgtgggacctgagtcctctccctgcaccgtggggcctgggccctctccctgcactgcgggtccctctccctgcaccgtggggcctgggccctctccctgcactgcgggtccctctccctgcaccgtggggcctgagtcctctcctgcaccgtggggcctgggccctctccctgcactgcgggtccctctccctgcaccgtggggcctgggccctctccctgcactgcgggtccctcttcctgcaccgtggggcctgggccctctccctgcaccgtggggcctgagtcctctccctgcaccgtggggcctgggccctctccctgcactgcgggtccctctccctgcaccgtggggcctgagtcctctccctgcaccgtggggcctgggccctctccctgcactgcgggtccctctccctgcaccgtggggcctgagtcctctccctgcaccgtgggcctgggccctctccctgcaccgtggggcctgagtcctctccctgcaccgtggggcctgggccctctccctgcactgcgggtccctctccctgcaccgtggggcctgagtcctctccctgcaccgtggggcctgggccctctccctgaactgcgggtccctctccctgcaccgtggggcctgggccctctccctgcactgcgggtccctctccctgcaccgtggggcctgggccctctccctgcactgcgggtccctctccctgcaccgtggggcctgagtcctctccctgcactgtgggtcctgggccctctccctgcaccgtggggcctgggccctctccctgcactgcgggtccctctcccCGCACCGAGCAGTCTCGTCAGTTCTGCAGGGTTTAATCGATGGGCTGAGACTTTCTTATGTCTTTGTAGATTCTACAAACTTCACGAGAAGAAATGTGAGCCAATCGCAATGACTGTACCTCGCAAAGTGAGTTTTAGTTCGATTCAATCTCTGTGTCACAAAcagttactgaccctccgacagtgcggcactccctcagtactgaccctccgacagtgcagcactccctcagtactgaccctccgacagtgcagcactccctcagtactgaccctccgacagtgcagcactccctcagtactgaccctccgacagtgcagcactccctcagtactgacccaccgacagtgtgacactccctcagtactgacccaccgacagtgcagcactccctcagtactgaccctccgacagtgcggcactccctcagtactgaccctccgacagtgtgacactccctcagtactgaccctccgacagtgcagcactccctcagtactgaccctccgacagtgcagcactccctcagtactgaccctccgacagtgcagcactccctcagtactgacccaccgacagtgtgacactccctcagtactgacccaccgacagtgcagcactccctcagtactgaccctccgacagtgcggcactccctcagtactgaccctccgacagtgcagcactccctcagtactgaccctccgacagtgcggcactccctcagtactgaccctccgacagtgcagcactccctcagtactgaccctcccacagtgtgacactccctcagtactgaccctccaacagtgcggcactccctcagtactgaccctccgacagtgcagcactccctcagtactgaccctccgacagtgcagcactccctcagtactgaccctccgacagagcggcactccctcagtactgaccctccgacagtgcagcactccctcagtactgaccctctaacagtgtgacactccctcagtactgaccctctaacagtgtgacactccctcagtactgaccctcccacagtgtgacactccctcagtactgaccctctaacagtgtgacactccctcagtactgaccctcccacagtgtgacactccctcagtactgaccctctaacagtgtgacactccctcagtactgacccaccgacagtgcagcactccctcagtactgaccctccgacagtgcagcactccctcagtactgaccctccgacagtgcagcactccctcagtactgaccctccgacagagcggcactccctcagtactgaccctccgacagtgcagcactccctcagtactgaccctccgacagtgcagcactccctcagtactgaccctctgatagtgcagcactccctcagtactgaccctccgacagagcggcactccctcagtactgaccctccgacagtgcagcactccctcagtactgaccctccgacagtgcagcactccctcagtactgacccaccgacagtgcagcactccctcagtactgaccctccaacagtgcagcactccctcagtactgaccctccgacagtgcagcactccctcagtactgaccctccgacagagcggcactccctcagtactgaccctccgacagagcggcactccctcagtactgaccctccgacagtgcagcactccctcagtactgaccctccgacagtgcagcactccctcagtactgaccctctgatagtgcagcactccctcagtactgaccctccgacagagcggcactccctcagtactgaccctccgacagtgcagcactccctcagtactgaccctccgacagtgcagcactccctcagtactgacccaccgacagtgcagcactccctcagtactgaccctccgacagtgcagcactccctcagtactgaccctccgacagtgcagcactccctcagtactgacccaccgacagtgcgacactccctcagtactgaccctccgacagtgcagcactccctcagtactgaccctccgacagtgcggctctccctcagtactgacccttggacagagcggcactcactcagtactgaccctctgatagtgcagcactccctcagtactgaccctccgacagtgcagcactccctcagtactgaccctccgacagtgtgacactccctcagtactgaccctccgacagtgcagcactccctcagtactgaccctccgacagtgcagcactccctcagtactgaccctctgacagtgcggcgctccctctgtactgaccctccgacagtgcagcactccctcagtactgacccaccgacagtgcagcactccctcagtactgacccaccgacagtgcgacactccctcagtactgaccctccgacagtgcggctctccctcagtactgaccctacgacagagcggcactcactcagtactgaccctctgatagtgcagcactccctcagtactgaccctccgacagtgcagcactccctcagtactgaccctccgacagtgcagcattccctcagtactgaccctccgacagtgcagcattccctcagtactgaccctccgacagtgtgacactccctcagtactgaccctccgacaatgtgacactccctcagtactgaccctctaacagtgtgacactccctcagtaatgaccctccgacagtgcagcactccctcagtactgaccctccaacagtgcagcattccctcagtactgtccctccgacagtgtgacactccctcagtactgaccctccgacagtgcgacactccctcagtactgaccctccgacagtgcgacactccctcagtactgaccctccgacagtgtgacgctccctcagtactgaccctccgacagtgcgacactccctcagtactgaccctccgacagtgtgacactccctcagtactgaccctccgactgtgcgacactccctcagtactgaccctccgacagtgtgacgctccctcggtactgaccctccggcagtgcggcactccctcagtacgtgaCACTGACGATCCTTTTCTCTTGTCAGTCGGATATTTTCCAGGAGGACCTCTACCCAGACACCATCGGACCTGAACCTGCCCTGGATGCTGAGGAGTGGTTCAGTGGCAAGGATGCCGATCCCATCTGCATATCGCTTAAGAATGGCTGCGGCGCTTTCAAGGGCCGCGAGATCACAGTTGTTAAGAAAGTCCTCGATGTGAAGAGTATCTCGCACAAGCATCTCGCTGATTCAGACTCGGGCTCTGCCTCggtgagtgcagtgagcaaggtgtCTCCGTAAGGGAAAACTCTCTGTGCATCTCCGTGCTCGATCCTGTTCGGAAGGGATTGGAGTCTAAGAGTGACAAAGCctcactacaattatacagggcattggtgagaccacacctggagtactgagtccagttttggtctccttacctaaggaaggatatagttgtccGAGAGGGATTGTAAcaaaggttcactcgactggttcccgggatgaggggattgtcctatggggagagattgagtcgaacGGGCCGATAGACCCTGGAGTTTAAAGAATGagagggtgatctcattgaaacggataaaattctgaaggggttttgacagggtagatgctgagaggctgtttcctcacCCCCGGGGCTGGAGAGTCTCCAACACAGTGGGAGGGGTCACACTCTCAGGATAAGGGCTCGGCCGTTTcgcacggagatgaggagaaagttcttcactcggagggtggtgaatcttcggaattctcgaccccagggagctgtggatgatcagtcgttcagtATATTCCAGACGGAGATGGGTAGATTTttggaagggatatggggagagtgcgcGAAGGCGGAGTCGAGATAGTAAATcatccgtgatcgtattgaatggggggagcaggctcgaggggggaCCTCGAGAGAGACGCCTCTGACCTCTAACCTCTGACCTGTTGCAGAGCCTGACTGTTGAAAGCCTGATTGAGGAGCTGAACAAACTGAAGGCCAAGGTGCAGGAACATGAGCAGCGAATCACCGAGCTGGAGGGGAAGTCGTAAATGAAAAAAACAACTGAGAGTCCGACCTGGACAGCGGGCGTGGCGGACAAATTTCAAACCCTAGAAGGAAACAGCAAAGAAACTGAGAAACCCAGATCAAATTGGACTGCCTCGTCAATGATGGGGCAGAGCCCCACTGTACATTGGTTCACAGCACTCTCCATTAGCCCCTAGCTCATGATACATTCAGTGAAGGCCagagacccctgttaaagagggagtctcaccgtcagggaccccctgttaaagagggagtctcaccgtcagggaccccctgttaaagagggagtctcaccgtcaggtaccccctgttaaagagggagtctcaccgtcagggaccccctgttaaagagggagtctcaccgtcaggtaccccctgttaaagagggagtctcactatcagggacccccgttaaagagggagtctcactatcagggacccccgttaaagagggagtctcactacCAGGGACacccgttaaagagggagtctccccaTCAGGGACCCCTTGTTAAACCCTTCATGCGGGTAGAGATTATTGGTTCTTTGGGGACATGCGTGTTGATTTAGAAAACTCCAAATGTTACAACCAAAAGAGCAATTTTGCCCTCATGGCGGGACTGGGCAACGTCAGAAACCGTACCTTACGTAAAATTTGCCAGAAGTATCGgtgtttctttcttttttttgctgTTTTCTTCGCCCCCGATCTTTTCTCTCCCCGACACCGCGCTTTATTTTGCTTTCGAAAGGGGCGGCCATTTTGAGCTGTGCGGGTGGTGTGGAGCGGGAGTTttgccccggggtgggggggggcggggagtggtaaTTTAGGGAGGATGGGTATTTGGGGAGGGCGGGTAGGCGCAAAGCGGGggcgtggggggggcgggggtgagggggggtgtttgtggAAGGATGCGGATTTGCGATTGGCGGAAGGCCTGGGATGCAGAACCGGCGGGGGGAAAAGTTGAGAGACGGAGAGAAAAATGTGGTCGTCGCCGAGCGAGAAAGATAGGCCAGAACTCCCCGGCCAAGGCCATTCCCAGCCCCTCACTGTGACAGAAACCATCCTCACGCGTCGGCCATTTTATTTCCAGAAAGGAATCTTTTTAACAAAAATAACAAGCTGTGAAATTTACGTCACCTTGTAAAAGATTAAATGCTTAATAAAATAGTTAAAAATGGCTGCCttttcctttcccccctccctcctgttTGCGACTGTCTGCGTGTTCAGCCTCCCTCATCATAAACCCTCCACTCTGACTCGCCCCGGAgtacgggccccccccccccccccactccacgggCGCCGACTCGCCCTGGGGTACAAACTGCGTTTCCCAAGCGACCAATTCCGACCCTCTCCCCGGCAACTGTTTCTGGCTGAACCCAGGCTGGTTCATTTGCACCTCTCCGGGATTTGCCGGCACGTCTGCTCTGCtccctccctctgactgtttgcggGTCTCTCGTACCCTCCCAgcggtgtgattgcccctttttccaccctctgccttccccctcagaatgtcctgcagcgacatctttgaccctggcaccgggggggggggggggggggggggtttaacacaccgtcctggagtcacgtctgcgcCCGCAGCagcgtctgtctgttcccctctcttcttcctccccccgagtgcagcagagccacccatggtgccatggctcTGGCTGCGCTCCCCAAAGTGAAACATCACTCACCTGTATTCAGAACGGAATACCGGTAGGTTGGGGAGCGAGTTGCACTCGTGGGACCCCTGCCCTTCCTGCTCGGTCCTCCTGGTCCTTCTGGcggccacccattccctccccgCCCGCATAATTTGCAAGTTGCAGGGCGACCGCTACCGGAAACGTAATTTCCGCGAAGCTCTCATTCTCGTGGGtgcccccctccgcccccccccgccacccccccccccccccccggcgactccagccgccgctcaagctctgaaacccggggCCTCCAGCTGGTGACACCTCCTGCACCTGCGCACGTCCAGGCCACGGGCAGCGTCCAGGATTCCCCACGTGGCACGGAATGCGTGCTCCACGGAGCTGAGGTGGCCTGCCGCGCCTTTACTTTCCAGATTACAACCTGGAAACATTTACCCGCTACTCACCGACCGGCTGCTTCCCTGGTTGGGACGTCACTGCAGCTGTTTTGACTGATGTTGCTTGCGCGTTCGGAGGTTTCGATGGAGGATCACTCCCCCGCTTGAATTCCTTTGGGTCAGCACAACTCAGGTCTGCTGCTGCAACTGCTGCCAGTCTCTCTCTGATATACCGTTACCACTGGTGTGCccccatggatctatccttggctccccctcctccctatttctcatctacgtgctgcccctcggcgacatcacccGAAAACACAGCGTCACTTTTCACATGgaggctgacgacacccagctcgacctcaccaccacctctctccacccctccgctgtctctaaattatcaaactgtttatccgacatccagtactggatcagcaggaaTTTCCCTCcagttaaatatcgggaagactgaagccattgtctccaatccccgtcacaaactccgttccccagctaccgactccgtccctctccctggtgactgtctcagtctgaacccagactgttcacaacctcgctgTCAGATTTAAACCCCCCGCGATGAGATTCCGACCACATATCCTCACCGTCACTgacactgtctatttccacctccggaaCGTCGTCCCGactccgcccctgtctcagctcatcggctgctgaaaccctcacccgtgCCTTCGTTCCCCTCCAGACTCGACCATTCCCGAGGCTCTgtgggctgctctcccacattccaccctccggaaacttcagctcatcccaaaACTCCTGCTGATCCCCCTCCCCAGTGTccgaactcac
This is a stretch of genomic DNA from Heterodontus francisci isolate sHetFra1 unplaced genomic scaffold, sHetFra1.hap1 HAP1_SCAFFOLD_2203, whole genome shotgun sequence. It encodes these proteins:
- the LOC137365839 gene encoding coronin-6-like: MTVPRKSDIFQEDLYPDTIGPEPALDAEEWFSGKDADPICISLKNGCGAFKGREITVVKKVLDVKSISHKHLADSDSGSASSLTVESLIEELNKLKAKVQEHEQRITELEGKS